From Rhodobium gokarnense, a single genomic window includes:
- a CDS encoding IS5 family transposase (programmed frameshift) translates to MGIKRYELNEAQWERISALLPGKSGDPGRTGSDNRLFVNGCLWVLRSGAHWCDLPERYGKWKTVHRRFSRWCHAGVWERVFEVLAADRDNQYLMIDSTIVRAHQQAASGKRGAKDQALGRSRGGLTTKIHMLADTLGRPVRFIVTAEQVGDCTQAAALLEGQSASAVLADKAYDSNVLRGRIAAMRAEAVIPSNRSRKVIIPHDAEAYRHRNRIERCFNRLKHFRRFATRYDRRKSHFEGFAYLAAIAIWLR, encoded by the exons ATGGGGATCAAGCGGTACGAACTGAACGAAGCGCAGTGGGAACGAATTTCGGCGCTTTTGCCGGGCAAGTCCGGCGATCCAGGGCGGACGGGGAGCGATAACCGCTTGTTCGTCAACGGTTGTCTGTGGGTGCTGCGATCCGGCGCGCATTGGTGCGACCTGCCGGAGCGCTACGGCAAATGGAAGACGGTGCATCGACGCTTCAGTCGCTGGTGCCACGCTGGCGTGTGGGAGCGGGTGTTCGAGGTCCTGGCCGCCGACCGGGACAACCAATATCTGATGATCGACAGCACCATCGTCCGTGCTCACCAGCAGGCGGCGAGCG GGAAAAGGGGGGCAAAGGATCAGGCGCTGGGGCGTTCCCGAGGCGGACTGACCACCAAGATCCATATGCTGGCCGATACGCTCGGCCGCCCGGTACGGTTCATCGTCACCGCCGAACAGGTCGGCGACTGCACCCAGGCCGCAGCCCTGCTGGAAGGACAGTCCGCCTCCGCCGTTCTTGCTGATAAAGCCTATGACAGCAATGTCTTGCGCGGAAGGATCGCTGCCATGAGGGCCGAGGCAGTCATTCCCTCGAACCGCTCACGCAAGGTCATCATTCCCCACGATGCGGAAGCCTATCGCCACCGCAATCGCATCGAACGCTGCTTCAATCGGCTCAAGCACTTCCGTCGTTTCGCTACCCGCTACGACAGGCGAAAAAGCCACTTCGAGGGATTTGCCTACCTTGCGGCAATCGCCATCTGGCTCCGCTGA
- a CDS encoding helix-turn-helix domain-containing protein — MRDNSYDRTIERNYVQKWRFLIREYEEVKAGRSSDFATVGAFYRHHGTCSQTFRKYYNRYLQEGGADAALMPCRRGPKWKGRRLPAEVAELALAERRRGLNRYEICAVLAERKLPVPSPSTI; from the coding sequence ATGCGCGACAACAGCTATGACCGGACGATCGAACGGAACTATGTTCAGAAGTGGCGTTTCCTGATCAGGGAATATGAGGAGGTGAAGGCCGGCCGGTCGTCGGACTTTGCCACGGTGGGGGCCTTCTACCGCCACCACGGCACCTGCTCGCAGACCTTCCGCAAATATTACAATCGCTACCTGCAGGAGGGCGGTGCCGATGCGGCGCTGATGCCGTGCCGTCGCGGGCCCAAATGGAAGGGGCGCCGGCTGCCGGCCGAGGTCGCCGAGCTGGCGCTGGCCGAGCGACGGCGGGGGCTGAACCGCTACGAGATCTGTGCTGTACTGGCCGAACGCAAGCTGCCGGTGCCGTCGCCCTCGACCATC